The following are encoded in a window of Clostridium thermarum genomic DNA:
- a CDS encoding energy-coupling factor transporter transmembrane component T — MNNYSKDIHVLTALCFILLMIFIIFATDNPLILLSVFIFCVGIFYETANRTKFKAGLKYFLPFALVSIIINFVFNSNGSIVLFNINNRSFTLEALIYALVFSFKLLLILHVFSIIEIIVDNDAAVSYFSSKLPKATLLLMVSFKLFPTMKKRTASLKEVYSLRGVNYDKKSLKEQIKSYNPILAILLESSMEGAFDIGEAAYVRGFLSGKRTVYERQRFGKKDFILSFHILMLIVTFTIVKLKGVDNFDIYNNFSFGEIINFGVFIICFIVTAFIFTFSLNWNSKEIK; from the coding sequence ATGAATAATTATTCTAAGGATATACATGTGTTAACTGCTCTTTGCTTTATACTTTTAATGATTTTTATAATATTTGCTACAGATAATCCACTGATTTTATTAAGTGTTTTCATATTTTGTGTTGGAATTTTTTATGAAACAGCTAATAGGACAAAATTTAAAGCAGGACTGAAGTACTTTTTGCCCTTTGCCCTTGTCTCTATAATTATAAATTTTGTATTCAATAGCAATGGAAGTATTGTGCTATTTAACATTAATAACAGAAGTTTTACCTTAGAAGCTTTAATCTATGCACTGGTATTTTCCTTTAAGCTTCTTTTAATCCTTCATGTTTTTTCCATCATAGAAATAATTGTGGATAATGACGCTGCAGTATCTTATTTTTCAAGCAAATTGCCTAAAGCTACTTTACTGTTGATGGTTTCTTTTAAACTTTTTCCAACCATGAAAAAACGAACAGCCAGCTTAAAGGAAGTATACAGCCTCCGGGGAGTTAATTACGATAAAAAAAGCCTGAAGGAACAGATCAAGAGCTATAACCCTATATTGGCAATTCTATTGGAATCCTCTATGGAGGGAGCTTTTGATATTGGGGAAGCAGCCTATGTAAGAGGTTTCTTAAGTGGAAAGAGGACGGTATATGAAAGACAGAGATTTGGGAAAAAAGATTTTATTTTGAGTTTTCATATTTTAATGCTTATAGTCACCTTTACCATTGTAAAACTTAAGGGCGTGGACAACTTTGATATTTATAATAATTTTAGTTTTGGAGAAATAATAAATTTCGGTGTTTTTATAATATGCTTTATTGTCACCGCATTTATATTTACCTTTAGTTTAAACTGGAATAGTAAGGAGATTAAATAA
- a CDS encoding LPXTG cell wall anchor domain-containing protein, translating into MKSKISNFILAFVFTVTQLLFGYEAIAKAEEGSFSVKVVVNSYDKIITEGISTKSNALEALKEVLEDKGINLTMKSASWGGQYISEIGEVKEKYFNGSDGWLYTVNRKGAYVDIMTGIDGFSLESGDKLILYYGDFNTAIVNHIVCSTTEEGKEVTISLSNTYLDWQTGKPVVNAINGLSKVKIDGTEYSVTGNSVTIPQGLTYGSHILEVSDFQADKVPLIVADNSIVIDFQADSGKPQEEQPIEEEIPTVIKDIDSEFAYVRDYIKDNSEDPWAAITLQKFGLKAGEAFIKENAETILNDGIEYYSNTDLEKLILNLTALGYTPYNFAGKDLVAELLNREIENFLVNDAAFALIVYNYANVQEEYKLSKEKFINHILQKVIVKDGNTGWAFSGDSINPDITGLVLSALAPYNNDNYPSVKEAVSKAVASLSRLQNEKGYLADNFGIFSESQSFAIIGLAAVGENPEGEKFTKAEGDLVSALISFKGTEGQYKHELTGGNNYIATEQALRALYTLQQYKSTGKYDFYASDIKAKELPAYKFEAPGEAKPTLPQTGSPIDSEVLIFLGILLIAMGAIIVNRGKINSTLNNSK; encoded by the coding sequence ATGAAAAGTAAAATTTCAAATTTCATATTGGCTTTTGTCTTCACAGTAACCCAACTATTATTTGGATATGAGGCAATAGCTAAGGCTGAAGAGGGGAGTTTTTCTGTAAAGGTAGTAGTAAACAGCTACGACAAAATAATTACAGAAGGAATATCAACAAAGAGCAACGCCCTGGAAGCCTTAAAGGAGGTTTTAGAGGACAAAGGTATTAACCTTACAATGAAATCAGCCTCTTGGGGGGGACAATACATAAGCGAAATTGGTGAAGTAAAGGAAAAATACTTTAATGGAAGTGACGGCTGGCTGTATACGGTAAACCGTAAGGGAGCATATGTAGATATTATGACTGGTATCGATGGCTTTAGCTTGGAAAGCGGAGATAAGCTTATATTGTATTATGGAGATTTTAACACTGCTATTGTAAATCATATTGTTTGCTCAACCACAGAAGAAGGTAAGGAAGTTACAATTTCTTTAAGCAATACCTATTTAGACTGGCAAACAGGTAAGCCGGTGGTAAATGCCATAAATGGCCTAAGCAAAGTTAAAATTGATGGAACAGAATATAGTGTTACAGGAAACTCCGTTACCATACCTCAAGGTTTAACCTATGGAAGTCATATTTTGGAAGTTAGTGACTTTCAGGCAGATAAGGTCCCGCTAATAGTGGCTGATAACAGTATAGTGATAGATTTTCAAGCTGACAGTGGAAAACCTCAGGAAGAACAGCCTATTGAAGAGGAGATTCCTACGGTTATAAAGGATATAGATAGTGAGTTTGCTTATGTAAGGGACTATATTAAAGACAATTCTGAGGATCCATGGGCGGCTATAACCCTGCAAAAGTTTGGCTTAAAAGCTGGAGAGGCCTTCATCAAAGAAAATGCAGAGACTATATTAAATGACGGTATTGAGTATTACTCAAATACTGACTTAGAAAAACTTATATTGAACCTCACTGCTCTTGGCTATACACCTTATAATTTTGCAGGAAAAGATCTTGTGGCTGAGCTTCTAAACAGAGAGATAGAGAACTTCTTGGTGAATGACGCAGCCTTTGCCTTGATTGTATATAATTACGCAAATGTTCAAGAAGAGTATAAGTTATCAAAAGAAAAATTTATAAACCACATACTGCAAAAGGTTATAGTAAAAGATGGAAACACAGGCTGGGCTTTTAGCGGAGATTCTATTAATCCTGACATAACAGGTCTAGTACTCAGTGCCTTGGCACCTTATAATAATGACAATTATCCCTCTGTAAAAGAAGCGGTATCTAAGGCTGTTGCCAGCCTTTCAAGGCTTCAGAACGAAAAGGGATATTTAGCTGATAACTTTGGTATTTTCAGTGAAAGTCAAAGCTTTGCTATCATAGGACTTGCAGCGGTAGGAGAAAATCCTGAGGGTGAAAAGTTCACAAAGGCAGAAGGAGATTTAGTTTCTGCACTTATATCCTTCAAAGGAACCGAAGGACAATATAAACATGAATTAACCGGCGGCAATAATTATATAGCCACAGAACAAGCACTAAGAGCACTTTACACCTTGCAGCAGTATAAAAGTACAGGTAAATACGACTTTTATGCCAGTGATATAAAAGCTAAGGAATTACCAGCATATAAATTTGAAGCACCTGGAGAAGCTAAACCCACATTACCTCAAACAGGTTCACCAATAGACAGCGAAGTACTAATTTTCTTGGGAATCTTACTAATTGCAATGGGTGCTATTATAGTAAACCGAGGCAAGATAAATTCAACATTAAATAATAGTAAATAG
- a CDS encoding ABC transporter ATP-binding protein, translated as MTYIELRNLDYWYPGEETKSLNNINLKIERGEILFVMGKSGSGKSTMGKAITGAVPQFYGGKIKGEVLVKGKALADMPQMERAKEITMVFQDPERQLMMNRVHREIAFGLENVAVAEGTIERRVWEAMQFSNITDLAQRDIITLSGGQKQRVAITSAIAYLPECIILDEPTSQLDPSAAEEVISLVKKINEELGVTIIVIEQRIDKWFEIADRVVIMDDGAVKFMGSKEEMYEQTQEEFFPEYLKLAKRMELKKAPENFRAMRKLIAAKEFVIKPLEYKEQGNTEECINIRNLSCSYGNIQALKKINLTIKTGDFLGIMGSNGAGKSTLLRTIMGLSPYEGSLKLFHKEVKKLRLKEISKIIGYVSQNPNDYISQDTVYEELKFTLNNYEIKDYSAIDEILERLDIIHLKNKNPRELSGGEKQRLAIASILVTKPKILVLDEPTRGLDYSAKVKLGELLDSLNQNGTTILLVTHDMEFAAKFCREFLLLFNGRIAARGNHQEVMGEGIYFTTSLNRLFRDKAANMFIANQYVEMKE; from the coding sequence ATGACTTACATAGAACTTAGAAATTTAGACTATTGGTACCCCGGTGAGGAAACCAAAAGTCTTAATAATATAAACCTGAAAATCGAAAGAGGAGAAATCCTTTTTGTAATGGGAAAGTCCGGGTCCGGAAAGTCTACCATGGGCAAGGCTATAACTGGAGCGGTACCTCAATTTTATGGAGGAAAAATTAAGGGGGAGGTGCTGGTAAAGGGGAAAGCATTAGCAGATATGCCGCAGATGGAACGGGCTAAAGAGATTACCATGGTCTTTCAAGATCCGGAAAGACAGTTAATGATGAATAGGGTTCACAGAGAAATAGCCTTTGGACTTGAGAATGTGGCAGTGGCAGAAGGGACAATAGAGAGAAGGGTTTGGGAAGCTATGCAGTTTTCCAACATTACTGATCTTGCTCAAAGAGATATTATAACTCTATCCGGTGGGCAAAAGCAGCGGGTTGCTATAACCTCCGCCATTGCCTACCTGCCTGAATGCATAATTTTAGACGAACCAACCTCTCAGCTGGACCCATCTGCCGCAGAGGAAGTAATTTCACTGGTGAAAAAGATAAATGAGGAACTGGGGGTAACCATCATCGTAATTGAGCAGAGAATTGATAAATGGTTTGAAATTGCAGACAGGGTTGTAATTATGGATGATGGGGCAGTAAAATTCATGGGGAGTAAAGAGGAAATGTATGAGCAGACACAGGAGGAATTCTTTCCTGAATATCTGAAACTGGCTAAGCGAATGGAGCTTAAAAAGGCTCCGGAGAATTTTAGAGCCATGAGGAAATTAATTGCAGCTAAAGAATTTGTAATAAAACCCCTAGAGTATAAAGAACAAGGTAATACCGAAGAATGCATAAATATAAGAAATTTAAGCTGCAGCTACGGCAATATACAGGCATTGAAAAAAATAAACTTAACCATAAAGACCGGAGATTTCTTGGGGATAATGGGCTCAAATGGTGCCGGTAAGAGCACTTTACTAAGAACTATTATGGGCTTGAGCCCTTATGAGGGTAGTCTTAAGCTTTTTCACAAGGAAGTTAAAAAGCTTAGATTAAAGGAAATTTCAAAGATAATAGGCTATGTTTCTCAAAATCCAAATGATTATATATCCCAAGACACTGTCTATGAAGAGCTCAAATTTACTTTGAATAATTATGAGATTAAAGATTATTCAGCTATTGATGAAATACTGGAGAGGCTTGACATAATCCATCTAAAGAATAAAAACCCCAGAGAGCTCAGTGGAGGAGAAAAACAGCGGTTGGCTATTGCTTCTATACTGGTAACAAAACCAAAGATTCTTGTATTGGATGAGCCCACCAGAGGACTTGACTATAGTGCAAAGGTGAAGTTAGGGGAGCTTTTAGACAGCTTGAACCAAAATGGTACGACCATCTTGCTGGTCACTCATGACATGGAATTTGCAGCAAAATTCTGCAGAGAATTTTTATTGCTTTTTAACGGTAGAATAGCAGCTAGAGGAAACCATCAAGAGGTTATGGGGGAAGGAATTTACTTTACTACAAGCTTGAACAGGTTGTTCAGGGATAAGGCTGCAAATATGTTCATAGCAAATCAGTATGTGGAGATGAAGGAGTAA
- a CDS encoding ECF transporter S component, translating into MRKFIMLVSILLMLVLMGLGFIYGSRMRDYSLMIIFAVLLILSFSYLYFEKSNMGTKEIAIIGTLSAFGGAARVPFAALPNVQPTTFFVALSGYVFGPYEGFLVGTTTAFISNIFLGQGPWTPWQMFAWGLIGFISGTIGIKNSHKNKKMSSEGFAMLCFFYGFIFDWIMNLWHVLGFIRPLTLEKILAAYITGLTFDIIHAGGNFVFAIILFENLYKVLYRFKKRVIITYIKE; encoded by the coding sequence ATGAGAAAGTTTATCATGCTAGTAAGTATTCTGCTGATGCTTGTACTTATGGGTTTGGGATTTATATATGGCAGCAGAATGAGAGATTATAGTCTAATGATAATATTTGCTGTACTACTTATATTGTCCTTTAGCTACCTGTATTTTGAAAAAAGCAATATGGGAACAAAGGAAATTGCAATAATAGGAACCCTGAGTGCCTTTGGAGGTGCAGCCAGAGTGCCATTTGCAGCTCTACCTAATGTCCAGCCCACAACTTTTTTTGTGGCCCTGTCAGGCTATGTATTTGGTCCCTATGAAGGCTTTTTAGTGGGAACTACAACAGCCTTTATATCAAATATATTTCTGGGACAGGGACCTTGGACTCCTTGGCAGATGTTTGCTTGGGGGCTGATAGGCTTTATCTCAGGTACCATTGGTATTAAAAACTCCCATAAAAACAAGAAGATGTCTTCTGAAGGCTTTGCAATGCTGTGCTTTTTTTACGGTTTTATCTTTGACTGGATAATGAACTTATGGCATGTGCTTGGGTTTATACGTCCATTAACCCTTGAAAAGATTTTGGCAGCATATATCACTGGTTTAACCTTTGATATCATTCATGCCGGCGGAAACTTTGTATTTGCAATTATTCTCTTTGAAAATCTGTACAAGGTCTTATATAGATTTAAAAAGAGAGTGATCATAACTTATATAAAAGAATAA
- a CDS encoding cob(I)yrinic acid a,c-diamide adenosyltransferase produces MKIYTKKGDEGSTTNILGEKYSKSDIFMELQGSIDEINAHVGVLRCKIIKVEVNEATYIGSLLKTIQYDLYKIGAELSNNFTKAFINEDNLKFLEENIDKMTETMPLLKKFLYYSGVEEAVYCHVVRTVTRRCERVFARLIESRETKEYGACYKYINRLSDFFFTLARYINFVCGVEEEIVLL; encoded by the coding sequence ATGAAGATATACACAAAAAAAGGTGATGAAGGCAGTACAACTAATATCTTAGGGGAAAAGTACTCAAAGAGTGATATTTTTATGGAACTCCAGGGCAGTATAGATGAGATTAATGCTCATGTAGGTGTGCTAAGGTGCAAGATAATAAAGGTAGAGGTCAATGAAGCTACCTACATAGGTTCTCTTCTAAAGACAATACAGTATGACTTGTACAAAATAGGAGCCGAATTGTCCAATAATTTTACTAAGGCTTTCATTAATGAAGATAATTTGAAGTTTTTAGAAGAGAACATCGATAAGATGACAGAAACCATGCCCCTGTTAAAAAAGTTTCTATACTACAGCGGAGTAGAAGAGGCGGTGTACTGTCATGTTGTAAGGACAGTAACCAGAAGGTGTGAGAGAGTTTTTGCAAGGCTTATCGAAAGCAGAGAAACAAAGGAATACGGAGCTTGTTATAAATATATAAATAGGCTGTCAGATTTCTTCTTTACACTTGCAAGATATATAAATTTTGTATGCGGAGTGGAAGAGGAAATTGTGCTCCTATAG